The following proteins are co-located in the Myxocyprinus asiaticus isolate MX2 ecotype Aquarium Trade chromosome 44, UBuf_Myxa_2, whole genome shotgun sequence genome:
- the LOC127434364 gene encoding armadillo repeat-containing protein 1-like codes for MSGEPDALAVVNQLRDLAADPLNRRAIVEDQGCLPGLILFLDHPNPQVVYSALLAVRYLAECRANREKMKGELGMMLSLQNVMQKSTSPGETKLLASEIYEILQNASSPEAEQAEAAASCRKKGQFFLGGTNKRAKTVVLQIDGLDDSARRSLCEEALLKIKGVISFTFQMAVKRCVVRIRSDLKAEALGTAIASTKVMKAQQVVKGEDGSEIVIPFQEDSDVVVEQNMNLPDYLPEDESPSQEQHKAVTRLGSVQDGVSWLSTAANFLSRSFYW; via the exons ATGAGTGGGGAGCCAGATGCCTTGGCTGTGGTGAATCAGCTGAGGGACTTAGCTGCTGACCCCCTCAACAGACGAGCTATTGTTGAAGATCAAGGCTGCTTGCCGGGCCTCATTCTCTTTCTTGACCACCCCAATCCACAAGTAGTCTACTCTGCGCTATTG GCGGTGCGCTACCTGGCAGAATGCCGTGCCAACAGGGAGAAGATGAAGGGCGAGCTAGGCATGATGCTGAGTCTGCAGAACGTCATGCAGAA GAGCACGTCGCCAGGTGAAACGAAGCTGCTGGCCTCTGAGATCTATGAGATCCTGCAGAACGCCAGCAGCCCAGAGGCTGAACAGGCAGAAGCTGCTGCCTCATGCCGAAAAAAAGGCCAATTCTTCCTGGGCGGCACGAACAAACGGGCCAAAACTGTGGTGCTTCAGATCGATGGGCTTGACGACTCG GCGAGGAGGAGTCTCTGTGAGGAGGCCCTGCTGAAGATCAAAGGAGTCATCAGCTTTACCTTCCAGATGGCTGTGAAGAGATGTGTGGTTAGGATCCGTTCTGACTTGAAGGCAGAG GCCTTGGGAACTGCTATAGCTTCTACCAAAGTCATGAAAGCACAACAGGTAGTGAAGGGAGAAGATGGATCTGAG ATTGTAATCCCATTCCAAGAGGACTCGGATGTGGTGGTCGAGCAGAACATGAATTTGCCAGATTATCTGCCCGAGGATGAGAGCCCGTCTCAGGAGCAGCACAAGGCAGTGACGCGATTGGGCTCCGTGCAAGACGGCGTGAGCTGGCTGAGCACAGCCGCTAACTTCCTGTCCCGATCCTTTTACTGGTGA
- the LOC127434350 gene encoding high affinity cAMP-specific 3',5'-cyclic phosphodiesterase 7A-like isoform X9 encodes MGRRGAISYDSSDQTALYIRMLARAESAGSIPVRRIQRLFSFQRHLLSSRLLRGPPHLNPLHILDEDYCGQAKCMLEKVGSWNFNIFLFDRLTNGNSLVYLTFNLLNQYGLIELFQLDMVKVRRFLVLVQEDYHNQNPYHNAVHAADVTQAMHCYLREPKLAQSLTSCDILLGLLAAATHDLDHPGVNQPFLIKTNHYLAALYQNTSVLENHHWRSAVGLLRETEVFSHLPTEDSLSIERQLGSLILATDISRQNEYLSRFRTHLDEDDLCLGNASHRHFILQMALKCADICNPCRPWELSKQWSEKVTEEFFHQGDIEKKHKLEVSPLCDSEANTIASVQIGFMTYVVEPLFAEWARFSDTRLSQTMLGHLGLNKASWSAMEPEASGSSEEGESEPAQVTEEPSSRALSQGSQKS; translated from the exons cccGTGCTGAGTCAGCAGGGTCGATCCCAGTTCGGAGAATACAGAGGCTCTTTAGTTTTCAGCGACACCTGCTTTCGTCCCGTCTGCTACGAGGACCGCCACACCTCAACCCCCTCCACATTCTGGATGAGGACTACTGCGGCCAGGCCAAG TGTATGCTAGAAAAGGTTGGAAGCTGGAATTTCAACATATTCCTCTTTGACAGACTTACAAATG GTAACAGCCTCGTCTACTTGACATTTAATTTGCTGAATCAATATGGCCTCATTGAGCTCTTCCAGTTAGACATGGTTAAAGTGCGTCGCTTTTTAG TTCTGGTACAAGAAGACTACCACAATCAGAACCCGTACCACAATGCAGTCCATGCTGCTGACGTGACCCAGGCCATGCACTGTTACCTGAGAGAACCCAAG CTTGCCCAGTCCCTCACATCATGTGACATCCTCTTAGGATTGCTGGCAGCAGCCACACACGATCTGGACCACCCTGGAGTCAACCAGCCTTTCCTCATCAAAACCAACCATTACCTTGCAGCTTTGTACCAG AATACCTCCGTTCTGGAGAATCACCACTGGAGATCTGCAGTGGGTCTGCTGAGAGAAACCGAAGTTTTCTCCCATCTGCCCACCGAGGACAG TCTGAGTATAGAGAGGCAGCTGGGCTCGCTGATTCTGGCCACAGACATCAGCAGACAGAATGAGTACCTGTCCCGCTTCAGGACTCACCTAGATGAGGATGACCTTTGTTTGGGAAACGCTTCTCATCGACATTTCATTCTGCAG ATGGCCTTGAAGTGTGCAGATATCTGTAACCCATGTAGACCGTGGGAGCTCAGCAAGCAATGGAGTGAAAAAGTTACAGAGGAATTCTTCCACCAAG GTGACATTGAAAAGAAGCATAAACTTGAAGTCAGTCCACTGTGTGATAGTGAAGCCAACACCATAGCCAGTGTTCAAATCG GTTTCATGACCTACGTGGTGGAGCCTCTGTTTGCCGAGTGGGCGCGTTTTTCGGACACCCGGCTCTCTCAGACCATGCTCGGCCATTTGGGCCTGAACAAGGCCAGCTGGAGTGCCATGGAGCCCGAGGCATCGGGAAGCTCAGAGGAGGGGGAATCCGAGCCGGCCCAAGTCACTGAGGAGCCCAGTTCCAGAGCCTTATCTCAGGGAAGCCAGAAGTCATGA
- the LOC127434371 gene encoding mitochondrial fission regulator 1-like — translation MSKSHRRIEMDLALGSSKPYGSSRTIVRRIATSLPLPPYPLLIPESGHEDEFHLHPFTAGVGFLNNSNGPNGLVAFFADVGWIDRQENDVTGKTRFEADSGLFFRTQQRRPLGRQSSLPSLYQTETAPQSQAIINDEAFQKISTLESELAKLGAQIAQIVQAQEQNAQSTAPGGPPVPMAIPMAPVPPPPPPPPCPGMQRSYSAIELIKEQRGKKSEQNILLEPESNKPEVPNMLDVLKDMGKVKLRSVKSHTVDGHTKPKPVEPTDAAALIAEALKRKFARRYRSDCECESSFNLSAPENKSHVEAPLFGRHILKSTGRRKLY, via the exons ATGAGCAAAAGTCATAGACGGATAGAAATGGACCTG GCTTTAGGATCATCAAAGCCTTATGGGTCGTCCAGGACTATTGTAAGAAGAATCGCCACAAGCCTTCCTCTGCCGCCTTATCCACTACTCATACCTGAAAGTGGACACGAGGATGAGTTTCAT CTTCATCCATTCACTGCTGGTGTGGGCTTCCTGAACAATTCCAATGGACCAAATGGGCTCGTGGCCTTTTTTGCTGATGTAGGCTGGATTGACAGACAAGAGAATGATGTAACTGGCAAAACTAG ATTTGAGGCAGATTCTGGGTTGTTTTTCCGCACTCAGCAGCGTAGACCCTTGGGACGGCAGAGCTCTTTACCCAGCTTGTATCAGACTGAGACGGCTCCTCAGAGCCAGGCAATTATCAATGATGAAGCCTTTCAGAAGATCAGCACTCTTGAGTCTGAGCTGGCCAAACTCGGAGCTCAAATCGCACAGATAGTTCAGGCACAGGAGCAAAATGCACAGTCCACAG CTCCAGGTGGCCCTCCTGTCCCCATGGCTATACCCATGGCTCCAgtcccaccaccaccaccacctcctccttgccctggCATGCAGAGGAGCTATTCCGCCATTGAACTCATCAAAGAGCAGCGTGGGAAAAAGTCAGAGCAGAATATATTACTGGAACCAGAATCCAATAAGCCAGAGGTGCCCAATATGTTAGACGTGCTGAAAGACATGGGGAAAGTGAAGCTGCGCTCAGTTAAGAG tCATACGGTTGATGGCCACACGAAACCCAAGCCTGTTGAACCCACAGATGCTGCTGCATTGATTGCCGAGGCACTGAAAAGAAAGTTTGCTCGCCGTTACCGTAGTGACTGTGAGTGTGAAAGCAGCTTTAACTTATCAGCCCCTGAGAACAAGTCCCATGTGGAAGCACCACTG TTTGGAAGGCATATTTTGAAATCAACTGGAAGGAGGAAACTGTACTAA